Genomic DNA from Bifidobacterium sp. ESL0769:
GAACTACGATTTCGTCCATCGTCTCCCAGCGTCGCAATGAAATCGGCTTGCGCAAGGCGCTTGGTGCCTCTTCACGAAACATCGCTGTGGAATTCACCGTTGAAGCGGCACTTTATGGGCTGATTGGTGGATTGCTCGGTACGGCTATCGGCTATGTGCTTGCTTATGCGCTCAGCGCTTCCGTTTTCGGGCAGAAACTCTCCCTCAACTGGCCGTTGGCGCTCGCCTCTGTGCTGGTCAGCATGCTGGTCGCGGTGCTTGCATCGCTGCCGCCGGTGCGCAACGCGGTGCGAATCGATCCGGCAGTTGTGTTGCAGGAGGAATGAGAGAATATGAGCGCTGGAACGAACAAGTCAGATATGAACACTGATATGGGTGCCGGTAAACGGAATGTTGAGGAGCGGCAGAGTCCGTTTACCTGCATCGCGAAACAAATTTTAGTAATGAGTGAAAGGAGTGGCTATGCTGCTCGAACTTGATCATATTTCGAAGATCTACGGCGACCTTCACGCGGTGGACGACCTCAGTCTCACCGTGCCGGCGGGGCAGTGGCTCGCGGTCGTCGGCTCATCCGGCTCCGGCAAAACCACGCTGATGAATATTATCGGCTGCATGGATTCGCCATCCAAGGGCTCGGTGACGCTTGAAGGCCGTGAGCTCAACGATTTGAATGCGACTCAGCTGGCCGATGTACGCAAGAACGTTATCGGCTTGGTCTTCCAGAAGTTCTATTTGGTGCCGCATCTCACCGCTGTCGAAAACGTGATGGTGGCGCAGTACTACCATTCCGTGGTCGATGAGAAGGAGGCGCTTGAGGCGCTCGATCACGTCGGGCTGAAAGACCGTGCAAAGCACTTGCCGAGCGAGCTTTCCGGCGGCGAGCAGCAACGTGTGTGCATCGCTCGCGCGCTCATCAACCATCCCAAGCTCATTTTGGCCGACGAGCCCACAGGCAATCTGGACGAGAAGAACGAGAAGATCGTGCTCGACCTCTTCCGCGAGCTGCACGAGCAAGGAACCACCATCATCGTGGTGACGCACGATGCGCTGGTCGCCTCGTGCGCACAGCGCGAGATCATGCTCAACCACGGCGTCTTGGTCGGCGAGCAGTGGAACGATGACAAGGCCCGGGAGGCCTACGAGGCGATGGGCGGCAAACCTGCCTCCACCGGTGCCCAGGTCGAGGGCGCCCAGCAAGGCGATACTCCGATTTCGTTCGCCAACCCGACGAAAGCCGCCAAAGTCCAAGGATAACCGGCAGAAACAGTTAATGCTAAAAGCACACGAATCGCAACTATTGATTTCGGATAATCGCGATTCGTGTGCTTTTTATGATTCACGTGCTTTTTCATGTCATCACTTGGACGTGCTTACATGAACCTTTACCAGCGAATTTACTCCTAGATCAGCTTGGTGCGTTCCATTTGGCCGGAGAACCAGGTGTTGAATTTCGAGGGCTTGGGCATGATGAGGCCGATGACGAGCATGACCGCAGCATAGATGAGGACAATGCCCATCTGAATCCAGAAATCGTTCTGGTAGATGCCGGCGATGGCGGCGCGGGCGGCTTGGATGGAGTGGGTGGCCGGCAGGAACGGGTTGATGACCTGGACGAATTTCGGCAGTACCTGCAGTGGGTAGGTGCCGGAAGAACCGGAAATCTGCATCACCAGAACGATAACCGTCAGTGCCTTGCCGATGGTGCCGAAGCAGGTCACGAGCGTGTAAATCACGAACGCGTAGACCAAACCGGAAACCCAGCCGGCGAGCATGAACAGCATCGGATGGACCGCGTGGACGCGCAGGAAAAGCAGCGTGCCGGCGCAGGAGAAGGTGCTTTGCAGCAGCGAGATGAAGGCGAAGATGCCGAAACGGCCGAGGAAGAGCTGGTAAGGTTTTGGCTCGTCGAAAAGACGACCGGCATCGTCAATCGAGACGGATTCATCGTTTGGTGAGGTGGAGGCTGCTGAAGTTTTGTCTTTAACGTCTTTAACGCTCGCACTGGCGGTATCGATACGTTGCGTGGCTTCGTTATCGGTATTTATTGGATTGTCGAGAACCAGCGTGTCTGCTTCTCTTAAGTCATCTGTGTTTGTCGTCGAGGCTTGGTCGGGTAAATCGTTATTGCCGGTGGTGGCAAGTGCTGCGGTGTCGGCTGTACGATACGGTTCTGTGCCTATGTGATTCATTGAGGCGGTAACGGTGCCAGTGAGTTTGCCGTTGCCTGCAAGTTTGTTGCTCTTTTGGCGGCGAAGCTTGCGTAGCCAACTCCAGCCTGAGCCGGAACTAGCCTCGCCAAGCTTACGCCGTGTTTCACGTGAAACGTCGGTTTTGATGGTCAGTGCAATCAAAAGTGAGCCGACCCAAAGCGGAATGAATGTGTAGAACGGGGTCAGCGAGGTGCCGAAATTTTCGACGGGGAAGACAGCGTTGCGTTTAAGCGCGACCGGCGCAGCGAGAGTGGCAGCGAGTTTGTCGGGGTCGCCGGAAAGCAGCTTTTTGACCTTGGCCATGTCACCGCTGTTGAGTGCCTCGGTCAGTTGCTGGCTGAAGGTGGTCAGCTTGCCACTGGCGTCGGAAAGCGTGGACGACGTGTCGTTGAGCGTCGTGTGTGCCTGCTTGAGTTTGTTGTTGACTTGGTTGGCGGTGGCGTTGAGCGATGTCACGCTGTTGTTGAGGTCGGTGGTCCCGGTGCTGAGGCTTCCGGAAACGGACGAAAGCGATGAAGTGATGCTTGCAATCTGCGGTTTCAACGTCGCCGAAAGATTGGTGCTGAGCCCGTCGATGGTCGTTTTTGATTGATTGGCGAGGCTGACGATTTGCTCGCGTTGCTGCGTTGCATTGCCGGTTTTCGCATCAAGGTCGTTGGCCGAAGTGTTCAAAGCGGTTTGCAGAGCCTTCTGTTGGGCGATGATATTGTCGAGAGTGGCAAGCGTGTCGGTTGGTGTTGCAGGCAATCCTGCCAGTGTATCCCGGATTTTCTGATATTGTGCCGCTTGATCGCCGATAAGCCCCGCCTGTTTGCGGATTGTCGCCGAAACGTCGGCGGAGGATTTGCCGGCGCTGTCGAAAGCGTTGCCGATATCCGTGCCGATGGCCCCGTTGCTGGCCGAGCTGGCGTTCAGTGCCTGAGAAAGCGTGGAAGTCGCGGTGTTGAGTGCGCCCGAAACGTCCTTGACGCTACCTCCCGCTTTGTTGAGCTGTTTCAATGATTTGCCGGTATCGTTGGAAGCGTTGTTGAGCAACGCCGACGAGCTGGAAAGCAAGGTTTGGGAGATGTCGATGAGACTGGCGTAGGCTTCAACGTTCGTCGCGGAATCGTTGAGCTGACTGGCCAAATCATTGATATTGCCGTTGAAGGTGGTCAGGCGGTCGCGGGCATTGGAGGAATCGAGCTGTTTGGAAAGGCCGTTCGCCACGCTCAGGGCAGTGCTCGTGATGGTCTTCGCGAACATCTCATTGACTTCTTTGGAGATCTGGTCCGCGCCTTGGCCGGTGACCTTCGGGGCGACGGCATTCTTCTTTTCGTTGGTATAGTACTCGAGCGTGGCGTGCTTGGCGTCGGAGGAGAAGAAGGTCATCATGTTGCGGCTGAAATCCTTGGGGATGATGACAGCCGCGTAGTAAGTGCCGGCTTTGGTCCCCTCGATGGCCTTGTCTTTAGTGGTGAAGGTCCAGTCGAGCTGGCTGTTGGCGCGCAGCTGGCCGATGACTTGGTCGCCGAGCTTCACTTTCACCGGCATGAGGTCGCTCGAATAGCCTTCATCGACGCTCGCTACGGCGAATTTGAGGTTTTTCGTGTTGCCGAACGGGTCCCAGCTCGCGGTGACGTTGAACCAGGTGAACAGCGCAGGAATGACGACCAAGCCCATGAGGATGATGATTGAGATGATATTACTGGTGATACGTCGTACGTCACCGGTGAACAGTTTCCATATAGTCCTCATCGCTGGTCGCCTCCTTCCATGTTATTTCCAGATAATGGTGTCTTGATTTTTGCTTTCTTGCGTGGCCGCTGACGTTCGTATAGCAGCGTGCGCACGGCATCGTCCTCGAGATTGCCGAGGCGTACCTGCCGGGCAAGACTGTCACGAATCGACTCGACACCGACCAGGAAAACGATGGTGACCAGGAACCAGATGACCCATGCCGCCAGCGCGATGACCTTGGTGCCGGTGGTCAGCGAGAAGGTGATGGCCATGGCAGCCGGAATGGCGATGCCGAAAGCCAGCGCACCGCGCATCAGTTTCGGGTACAGCAAAGCGAATTTCCGGGCGCGTTCCTCGATGCCGGCGCGGTATTCCTCTTTATCGGCCAACATGCTCAAGGCTTGCGAAATCGGGTATTCGTGGGTTTTGTGCAACGCAGGTTCGCTGGTGATGATGTCGCTGGCCTTGAGCTGGCGGTCGACTAGCTGCTGCAGGTTGCCCATGTGCGGCTTGACCACAAGCCCCAAAATAAAGAACAAAATCGCGAAAATCATCAAACGACCCATGTTGACGAACCATTCGGCGTGATAGAAGCCCGCGATGGTTTCACGCAACGCGTTGATGGAGTAGGTGAACGGGAAGTAGGGATACAGGTCGCGGAAGAATTTCGGCATCATTTCGATGGGGTACATACCAGACGAACCCGGAATCTGAATGATGACCAGCGCCACGCACAGCGCCTTGCCGACGTGCAGGAACGAGGCCGAAAGTGCGTAGGTGATGCTGACGTAAACCATCGAAGCAAGCATTGCGGTAATGATGAAAATCGGTACGTTGTGACATTGCACGCCGATGATGAGCTCACCGAGTACGGTGACTACGGCCTGTATTGAGGCGATCATAGCGAAGAGAATCCAGCGTCCCCAGTAGCGCTGACCTGGTGTCGGTTCGTTCTCCAGTCCGTCGTCGTCGACTTCCAGCTTCATCAAGACGACCAGCATGAACGCGCCGACCCACAGCGTCAGGTTCGTGAACAACGGTGCCATGCCGGAACCGTACGTGCTCACCGGATAGACCACTTTCGTGTCGAGGACGGTGGGTGAGAGCATGAAATCAGCGATTTTGGCGGCGTCCAGCTTGCCGTCGTTGCCTACGGATTTTGCCAAAATACCCGAGCTGCCGAGCGCTGACGAGCTGGAAAGTGCGGCGATGTCGGTGGTAAGCGTCGATAGATGGCCTTGCAGGTTCGCCAAGCCTTTGTCGGTGCCGACGAGCGCTTTGGCCGCAGCGGCAGCGGCTTGGTCGAGCTGGTCCAGCACGAGCGTGGATTGCGTAATCAAGGAGCCTTGCGAAGCGACGTTGGCTGAAGATGTTGCGGCGACCGTCGAAAGGCCGTTCAGACCGTTGTTAAGCTGTGGCAACGCTCCGGAGGTGATGGATTTCCGTGCGTTTGCGGCGTTGCTCAAAGCCGATTGCGTGGAAGTGTTGATGCCGTTGGCCGCAGAAACGGTGCTGGAGACCGTCGAACCGAGGTTCTTGCTGGAATTAAGGTCGTTCAAGGCCGTAATCGAATCCCCGAGACGCTGGTTCTGCGCTTTGAGATCGGCGATGGCGCTGGAACTGCCGGGCACCCCCGCTGCTTCCAAGCGGCTGATAAGGCTTCCGGTGTCGGTATTGATCTGCTGGGCCGAGGAAAGCGCCGATCCCACGTCGCCGTTGGCTTTCGTGAGTCCTGCTGCGATGGAATTGATGGCGACGTTCGATTGAGAACTGGCTT
This window encodes:
- a CDS encoding ABC transporter ATP-binding protein produces the protein MLLELDHISKIYGDLHAVDDLSLTVPAGQWLAVVGSSGSGKTTLMNIIGCMDSPSKGSVTLEGRELNDLNATQLADVRKNVIGLVFQKFYLVPHLTAVENVMVAQYYHSVVDEKEALEALDHVGLKDRAKHLPSELSGGEQQRVCIARALINHPKLILADEPTGNLDEKNEKIVLDLFRELHEQGTTIIVVTHDALVASCAQREIMLNHGVLVGEQWNDDKAREAYEAMGGKPASTGAQVEGAQQGDTPISFANPTKAAKVQG
- a CDS encoding YhgE/Pip domain-containing protein, which codes for MRTIWKLFTGDVRRITSNIISIIILMGLVVIPALFTWFNVTASWDPFGNTKNLKFAVASVDEGYSSDLMPVKVKLGDQVIGQLRANSQLDWTFTTKDKAIEGTKAGTYYAAVIIPKDFSRNMMTFFSSDAKHATLEYYTNEKKNAVAPKVTGQGADQISKEVNEMFAKTITSTALSVANGLSKQLDSSNARDRLTTFNGNINDLASQLNDSATNVEAYASLIDISQTLLSSSSALLNNASNDTGKSLKQLNKAGGSVKDVSGALNTATSTLSQALNASSASNGAIGTDIGNAFDSAGKSSADVSATIRKQAGLIGDQAAQYQKIRDTLAGLPATPTDTLATLDNIIAQQKALQTALNTSANDLDAKTGNATQQREQIVSLANQSKTTIDGLSTNLSATLKPQIASITSSLSSVSGSLSTGTTDLNNSVTSLNATANQVNNKLKQAHTTLNDTSSTLSDASGKLTTFSQQLTEALNSGDMAKVKKLLSGDPDKLAATLAAPVALKRNAVFPVENFGTSLTPFYTFIPLWVGSLLIALTIKTDVSRETRRKLGEASSGSGWSWLRKLRRQKSNKLAGNGKLTGTVTASMNHIGTEPYRTADTAALATTGNNDLPDQASTTNTDDLREADTLVLDNPINTDNEATQRIDTASASVKDVKDKTSAASTSPNDESVSIDDAGRLFDEPKPYQLFLGRFGIFAFISLLQSTFSCAGTLLFLRVHAVHPMLFMLAGWVSGLVYAFVIYTLVTCFGTIGKALTVIVLVMQISGSSGTYPLQVLPKFVQVINPFLPATHSIQAARAAIAGIYQNDFWIQMGIVLIYAAVMLVIGLIMPKPSKFNTWFSGQMERTKLI
- a CDS encoding YhgE/Pip domain-containing protein encodes the protein MSNVMAIVRRDIVRLLSVPAAWVVLFGLVFIPPLYAWFNIAGFWNPYGNTNGIEVIVVNNDRGTDAKPIGKMNMGDQIVRQLKGNSQLGWKFADQHEAMQRVESGESYAAIIIPKNFSDRVTGVIEGHSTRPTLEYYVNEKANALASRITDTGASTVDSQVNETFVSTVSKVVSGVVNKTDTDINAKADTATADTLADLNKAQQSVADIRNDITDLTATLNGIPDKTKEARSTLDKTQKAGAQTSKQLGNASSAITNTQNTLNDFTNSAGSSLDQSSNLLSQASSQSNVAINSIAAGLTKANGDVGSALSSAQQINTDTGSLISRLEAAGVPGSSSAIADLKAQNQRLGDSITALNDLNSSKNLGSTVSSTVSAANGINTSTQSALSNAANARKSITSGALPQLNNGLNGLSTVAATSSANVASQGSLITQSTLVLDQLDQAAAAAAKALVGTDKGLANLQGHLSTLTTDIAALSSSSALGSSGILAKSVGNDGKLDAAKIADFMLSPTVLDTKVVYPVSTYGSGMAPLFTNLTLWVGAFMLVVLMKLEVDDDGLENEPTPGQRYWGRWILFAMIASIQAVVTVLGELIIGVQCHNVPIFIITAMLASMVYVSITYALSASFLHVGKALCVALVIIQIPGSSGMYPIEMMPKFFRDLYPYFPFTYSINALRETIAGFYHAEWFVNMGRLMIFAILFFILGLVVKPHMGNLQQLVDRQLKASDIITSEPALHKTHEYPISQALSMLADKEEYRAGIEERARKFALLYPKLMRGALAFGIAIPAAMAITFSLTTGTKVIALAAWVIWFLVTIVFLVGVESIRDSLARQVRLGNLEDDAVRTLLYERQRPRKKAKIKTPLSGNNMEGGDQR